A stretch of the Taeniopygia guttata chromosome 37, bTaeGut7.mat, whole genome shotgun sequence genome encodes the following:
- the LOC140681508 gene encoding hydrocephalus-inducing protein homolog: MMQHKQQRFQCRKQMLCRADHVVWLQSKEDFLCRVKLPEYILDMGPVLKGFTERSTLEITNAGQIPVSFQADLSALQDTGFSVDLGLIKSLPPSHSVAFEVHFESAHQPPRDVDVLLPIEVTNGPTSHIRLCATVLAPSLELSKNTLQFSDILVGQCQVETIRLYNRFQAPCKWSIKPVLKKDQHQYVTPALRQKQRAPEDEPCPFEVMPSQGTLDPQRWQNLQIWFTPKEERSYKNELRLNMCGSSNHLKLHLSGRGLEPRLEFSPPALNMGWVLVDSDGVEATVVVKNPCSFPIEFYSLDFDEQYLEEEKILRMALGSENQKSFLMPPRAVGGTLLPKVLEDYGAQKRLKAQQAELKTMAKAKVRAEAEAEDKGKAAPGYHKVVTSYSEPMVKATGNPVSRADLCHPRIAQKTNKPQEKVEKKPEQNREGPRSRQSFQLEAQSEIAEGAVRDCRDGALCLDMQVTDPRAMMGEIPREDQMLEHLGLHPDGPPLPPAAVLSIVEYPEERLGPAGRVEPFTLLAPQEAEAPDMRGGSAEGQPKMGEAASRDSSAKESQVSTQRTESPQDSPPTSSKSTMESASMPTEFLRLKRYRWVVPAHGEVELKVHFSTKKPGKFEQTLRFEVVQTKRPYELPCCGTGLYPSISQDPRVVFPQWRKTMKEDEIIFKEYVESTERFHFGPLMCGKSREWYKAQNCPGNAENITILNSSPMDVEVQFSFENAGEAETFLLDPPSMALKPKQKQELTIWAYPTSPGFLQDKLICSVGKNPEPVVFSLCCLGVRMKLEVSPLELSFNKQFLHSTDSRTLVLRNDTLLPVAWQLSGLDDLAENFSLSQDNGAIDPRSEFEVTAHFRAGQMGSIEKTLQLEVSDPENILGIVQAENIKISAEVYNISLSFDMPEGPGGSLEFGTINVLDNAKHVLTLQNKGAHNIEYSFMLGGAGPRMRDVASHFTVEPKSGMLTASQPGVDVEMLFHPTREILLKDKPILYCQVRDASSGEGSELVGNIPLRVSAKAEYSKCSVEPASPINFGAMVKGSRKTLTVVLDNKGTLNFKFCIRQAPEEASALESKSLQQGESAKCSLRRKSSSSTQRRLSVGMFTVSPCSGSIGPGGQQKISVECLARQEGTCEKQLYIDITGRDPKDNPLGIPFTLIAKSCLPALVEDVTSIFEDYPICSSSDLVQKMQSVKGAGLFVTDENRFIFSNIQVGREAEAHFSIYNARHLPCDVVLSIKPLSGEEKSPIENIFKLYPVKMSIAGSSYAIATVTFTPPEEQNYNCTFKASLVIPKGSVGIEPQILTFTISGKGHEPRLTVVCSSARSERGNAVLRFKRLQLWDSEVLPLVIRNDGIIPVKFMLLLEDEHGMFFLKGRTSPVKVFHTGDVKKELIGKASKIPKKPFFHLSPGKSTEFDVIFKPTVAQHLEGKIHVLVKDSYSNETLIELVGEGHKEEFTLLGLEDDTQERNVKSSLKKDITDAVRVNHIEFGDCPVGKRCYRTFAVTNRSLKQFMRFEWEADAPFLFSPKVGHLHPGCAKDITVILKSDVPATFMRHLVKCKMTKVNFELPQKKVPDWDDQMCIVIWKNTTRKNPAAATRPKIKQVVETAPEPAHTVVEESSQELEVYLSAVVAYTQFKLSTTMIQFKSTLPFQTGTATFTLENTGEVALEYSWEKPAGSEPVKKLKKPYSTTLMRRFLSYDTVKHRRKLLRLFWSEQDHPSETHPEVWQLRWPAEQQQDSEQQQEPDSKWQQDSEQELDSEQDSDQELDSVQELDSVQELDSVQELDFVQELDFEQQQYSEQDDCVSTSLEVFPDVVHDLFSINPYCGIIAPGQKETFDVQFFPECLGKFKTTLLCRIPNVQPGEKMGQVTLEGRAQEKDSLDKPLEETE; this comes from the exons ATGATGCAGCACAAGCAGCAGAGGTTTCAATGCAGGAAGCagatgctctgcagagcagatcATGTGGTCTGGTTGCAGAGCAAAGAAGATTTCCTGTGCAG AGTTAAGCTGCCCGAGTATATCCTGGACATGGGCCCTGTCCTTAAGGGTTTCACTGAGAGAAGCACTCTGGAGATCACCAACGCAGGGCAGATCCCAGTGTCCTTCCAGGCTGATCTGTCTGCCCTGCAGGATACAG GTTTCAGCGTGGACCTAGGCCTGATAAAGAGCCTGCCCCCCAGCCACAGCGTGGCGTTTGAAGTGCACTTTGAAAGTGCCCACCAGCCACCGCGTGACgtggatgtgctgctgcccaTAGAG GTGACAAATGGCCCCACGTCTCACATCCGCCTCTGTGCCACTGTGCTGGCACCGTCACTTGAACTCTCCAAGAACACGCTGCAGTTCTCTGACATCCTTGTTGGGCAGTGCCAGGTTGAGACCATCCGGCTCTACAACCGGTTCCAAGCCCCCTGCAAATGGTCCATCAAGCCTGTTCTGAAG AAGGATCAGCACCAATACGTGACACCAGCCCTACGCCAGAAGCAGCGGGCGCCAGAGGATGAGCCCTGTCCCTTTGAAGTGATGCCCTCCCAAGGAACCCTTGATCCACAACGGTGGCAGAACTTACAAATCTGGTTTACAcccaaggaggag aggtCTTACAAGAATGAACTGAGGCTTAACATGTGTGGGAGCAGCAATCACTTAAAGCTGCACCTCTCAGGACGAGGTCTGGAGCCACGGCTGGAGTTCAGCCCCCCAGCACTAAATATGGGATGGGTGCTGGTGGACAGCGATGGGGTGGAGGCCACCGTGGTGGTGAAGAACCCATGCAGCTTTCCCATTGAGTTTTACTCCTTGGATTTTGACGAGCAGTACCTTGAGGAGGAGAAG ATCCTGCGGATGGCACTTGGCTCTGAGAACCAAAAGAGCTTTTTAATGCCTCCACGCGCCGTGGGTGGGACGCTGCTCCCAAAGGTGCTGGAGGACTATGGAGCACAGAAGAGGctgaaggctcagcaggcagAACTCAAGACCATGGCAAAGGCCAAGGTcagggctgaggctgaggctgaGGACAAGGGCAAGGCAGCACCAG GATATCACAAGGTTGTCACGAGCTATTCTGAGCCCATGGTGAAAGCGACTGGCAATCCTGTCTCTCGGGCTGACCTGTGCCACCCGCGCATTGCTCAGAAGACCAATAAGCCccaggagaaggtggagaagaagcCTGAACAAAACCGTGAAGGCCCAAGGAGTCGTCAGTCCTTTCAGCTGGAGGCGCAAAGTGAAATTGCAGAAGGGGCAGTCAGAGACTGCCGTGACGGGGCGCTGTGCCTGGACATGCAGGTCACAGATCCGAGGGCCATGATGGGGGAGATCCCGAGGGAGGACCAG ATGCTGGAACATCTGGGGCTGCATCCCGACGGgcctccccttccccctgctgctgtgctctccaTAGTGGAGTACCCAGAGGAGCGGCTGGGCCCTGCAGGGCGTGTGGAGCCCTTCACCCTCCTGGCACCGCAAGAG GCCGAGGCCCCAGATATGAGGGGCGGTTCTGCCGAGGGCCAACCAAAGATGGGTGAAGCGGCCAGCAGAGACAGCTCTGCAAAGGAGAGCCAGGTGTCCACGCAGAGAACAGAAAGTCCCCAGGATTCCCCCCCAACAAGCAGCAAAAGCACGATGGAAAGTGCCTCAATGCCCACAGAATTCCTCAG GCTGAAACGGTACCGGTGGGTAGTGCCTGCCCACGGTGAGGTGGAACTGAAGGTTCACTTCTCCACCAAAAAGCCAGGGAAGTTTGAGCAGACGCTGAGGTTTGAGGTCGTGCAGACAAAGCGCCCGTACgagctgccctgctgtggcacCGGCCTGTACCCCAGCATCAGCCAGGACCCACG GGTGGTGTTTCCACAGTGGAGGAAAACCATGAAGGAAGATGAAATAATCTTCAAGGAGTATGTTGAAAGCACAGAGCGATTCCACTTTGGGCCGCTGATGTGTGGGAAATCAAGAGAGTG GTACAAGGCCCAGAACTGTCCTGGCAATGCGGAGAATATAACCATCCTCAACAGCTCCCCCATGGATGTAGAGGTCCAGTTCTCCTTTGAGAATGCTGGGGAAGCAGAGACGTTCCTTTTGGACCCTCCCAGCATGGCGCTGAAACCAAAGCAGAAGCAG GAGCTGACCATTTGGGCATACCCCACTTCCCCTGGCTTCCTGCAAGACAAACTCATCTGCAGCGTTGGGAAGAACCCGGAGCCAGTGGTcttcagcctgtgctgccttGGGGTGCGCATGAAGCTGGAGGTCAGCCCCCTGGAGCTGTCTTTTAACAAGCAGTTTCTGCACAG cactgacagcaggaCCTTGGTCCTGAGAAACGACACCCTGCTGCCCGTGGCCTGGCAGCTCAGTGGGCTGGATGACCTTGCTGAGAACTTCTCCTTGTCACAAGATAACGGCGCCATTGATCCCCGCTCAGAGTTTGAAGTGACAGCGCATTTCAGGGCCGGGCAGATGGGCAGCATTGAGAAGACTCTCCAGCTAGAG GTTTCAGATCCAGAAAACATCCTGGGGATTGTTCAGGCCGAAAACATCAAAATCTCCGCAGAGGTCTATAACATTTCTCTGAGCTTTGACATGCCTGAAG GTCCAGGTGGAAGTTTGGAATTTGGAACCATTAATGTCCTCGATAATGCGAAGCACGTCCTGACTCTACAGAACAAAGGGGCACACAACATTGAGTACAG TTTCATGCTGGGCGGTGCAGGTCCCAGGATGCGAGACGTGGCCTCCCACTTCACTGTTGAGCCTAAGTCGGGCATGCTGACTGCCTCCCAGCCTGGCGTGGATGTTGAGATGCTCTTCCACCCCACAAGAGAAATTCTCCTCAAGGACAAACCCATCCTGTACTGTCAG GTGAGAGATGCCAGCTCCGGTGAAGGAAGCGAGCTTGTCGGCAACATCCCGTTGAGGGTGTCGGCGAAAGCCGAGTACAGCAAGTGCAGCGTTGAGCCTGCCTCACCCATCAACTTCGGAGCCATGGTCAAGGGCTCCAGGAAGACCCTGACGGTCGTGCTGGACAACAAAGGCACACTCAACTTCAAATTCTGCATCCGCCAAGCACCCGAGGAGGCATCAGCCTTGGAAAGCAAAAG TTTACAGCAAGGGGAATCTGCAAAGTGCtcactgagaaggaaatcaagtTCCTCGACACAG CGTCGCCTCAGTGTTGGCATGTTCACGGTGTCCCCCTGTTCCGGTTCCATCGGTCCCGGGGGCCAGCAGAAGATCTCAGTGGAATGCCttgccaggcaggaggggacgtGTGAGAAGCAGCTCTACATTGACATCACGGGCAGAGACCCCAAGGACAATCCCCTCGGCATTCCCTTTACCCTGATTGCCAAGTCCTGCCTCCCAG CACTTGTTGAGGACGTCACATCAATCTTTGAGGACTACCcgatctgcagcagcagcgacCTCGTCCAGAAGATGCAGTCGGTGAAAGGCGCCGGCCTGTTCGTCACAGATGAGAACAGATTCATCTTCAGCAATATTCAGGTTGGGCGAGAGGCTGAAGCTCATTTCAGTATCTACAACGCACGCCATCTGCCATGTGACGTGGTCCTCTCCATCAAACCGCTGTCTGGAGAG GAAAAAAGCCCTATCGAAAACATTTTCAAGTTGTATCCAGTCAAGATGTCCATTGCCGGCTCATCCTATGCCATTGCTACGGTGACCTTCACCCCACCAGAGGAGCAGAACTACAACTGCACTTTCAAGGCTTCCCTTGTCATCCCAAAAGG ctctgtgggaattgaaccccaaatcctgaccttCACCATCAGCGGGAAGGGGCACGAGCCGCGGTTGACAGTCGTGTGCTCAAGTGCTCGCAGCGAGAGGGGAAACGCCGTGCTGCGCTTCAAGAGGCTCCAGCTGTGGGATTCAGAGGTGCTCCCTCTGGTCATCCGTAACGATGGCATCATACCTGTCAAG TTTATGTTACTCCTGGAGGATGAGCATGGAATGTTCTTCTTGAAAGGCAGGACCTCCCCAGTCAAGGTATTCCACACTGGAGATGTGAAAAAGGAACTCATTGGAAAAG CGAGCAAGATCCCAAAGAAGCCTTTCTTCCATCTGAGTCCCGGGAAATCAACTGAGTTTGATGTAATTTTCAAACCCACCGTGGCTCAACATCTGGAAGGGAAGATTCATGTGTTAGTGAAGGACAGCTACTCTAACGAGACCCTAATAGAGCTGGTGGGTGAAGGCCACAAGGAGGAATTCACCCTGCTTGGACTAGAGGATGACACACAGGAAAGGAATGTTAAGAGCAGTCTGAAGAAAGACATCACTGATG CTGTCAGAGTGAATCACATCGAGTTTGGGGACTGTCCTGTCGGGAAGCGCTGCTACAGGACCTTCGCCGTCACCAACCGCAGCCTTAAGCAGTTCATGCGCTTTGAGTGGGAGGCAGATGCCCCATTCCTGTTCTCCCCCAAG GTGGGACATCTCCATCCTGGCTGTGCCAAGGACATCACAGTGATCTTGAAATCAGATGTCCCAGCCACCTTCATGAGGCACCTTGTGAAATGTAAGATGACCAAGGTCAACTTTGAGCTGCCACAAAAGAAGGTTCCTGACTGGGATGACCAAATGTGCATTGTCATATGGAAGAATACCACCAGGAAAAACCCGGCAGCCGCCACGCGGCCTAAAATAAAGCAG GTGGTCGAGACAGCCCCGGAACCAGCTCACACTGTGgtggaggagagcagccaggagtTGGAGGTGTACCTCAGTGCTGTGGTTGCCTACACCCAGTTCAAGCTGAGCACGACCATGATTCAGTTCAAGAGTACCTTGCCCTTCCAGACAGGGACAGCCAC TTTCACACTGGAAAACACAGGCGAGGTAGCTCTAGAATACTCCTGGGAGAAACCTGCAGGGAGTGAACCAGTGAAGAAGCTGAAGAAGCCATACTCAACCACTCTGATGC GTCGGTTCCTCTCCTATGATACTGTAAAGCATCGCAGAAAGCTGCTGCGTCTTTTCTGGTCGGAGCAGGACCATCCTTCGGAGACACATCCTGAAGTGTGGCAGCTGCGGTggcctgctgagcagcagcaggattctgagcagcagcaggagccagatTCCAAGTGGCAGCAGGAttctgagcaggagctggattccGAGCAGGATTCCGATCAGGAGCTGGAttctgtgcaggagctggattccgtgcaggagctggattctgtgcaggagctggatttcgtgcaggagctggattttgAGCAGCAGCAGTATTCTGAGCAGGACGACTGTGTCAGCACCTCCCTAGAAGTTTTTCCAGATGTTGTCCATGACCTGTTCTCAATCAACCCCTACTGTGGCATCATTGCTCCTGGCCAGAAGGAGACCTTTGACGTGCAGTTCTTCCCAGAGTGCCTGGGGAAGTTTAAGACCACCCTGCTGTGCAG GATTCCTAACGTGCAGCCAGGTGAGAAGATGGGGCAGGTGACTTTggaaggcagagcccaggagaaggacagtCTGGATAAACCATTAGAAGAGACAGAGTAA